In one window of Planifilum fulgidum DNA:
- a CDS encoding MFS transporter translates to MGRTCFYVFSACFLVEFGRAMYFLVISWVLYELTKSPAYTGLLVGLGFVPGLFLNLVIGVIVDRFHRKGLILSANLLIIAVMISVTIAIGAGVAKPWLIIGTHMLLQVTGSLYRPALQAFLPEAFAKEELPKIFTRAGAASDLGALLGSSLSGTVMAYFSAASSMAAVICCFLLGTVALMPVKHKTALDRGHKKTTAVSDLVSGFTYLRNNTFLLGLFTIMFVGQLVLHTSAAFLPVYVKDFLNGSVQIYGIMAATISIGGIVAGILGTWWWKRSGRSVATRSLLLVAAGLLCVGLSPSLPVSFVGVFLIGAGTTWIRVLLQTVQQMATDPQYHGRMASYRMLCNQSAVAIGGPILGWIASHCGVESSYLALLLPVTGATLFSLFQRKAAGMNIPHTPT, encoded by the coding sequence ATGGGACGCACATGCTTTTATGTATTCAGCGCTTGTTTCCTGGTCGAATTCGGACGCGCCATGTACTTCCTTGTGATCTCGTGGGTATTGTACGAACTGACCAAATCCCCGGCCTATACCGGATTGCTCGTCGGCCTCGGATTTGTGCCGGGTCTGTTTCTGAACTTGGTCATCGGTGTCATCGTCGACCGCTTCCATCGCAAGGGCTTGATTTTGTCCGCCAACCTCCTGATCATCGCCGTGATGATCTCCGTGACGATCGCCATCGGCGCCGGGGTCGCAAAACCTTGGCTGATCATCGGGACGCACATGCTCCTCCAAGTGACCGGTTCCCTGTATCGTCCGGCGTTGCAGGCGTTTTTGCCGGAGGCGTTCGCAAAGGAAGAATTGCCGAAGATCTTCACGCGAGCCGGAGCGGCTTCCGATCTGGGGGCGTTGCTCGGCTCATCCCTGAGCGGCACGGTCATGGCATATTTTTCAGCCGCCTCGTCCATGGCCGCCGTCATCTGCTGCTTCCTCCTCGGAACGGTCGCGCTGATGCCGGTGAAACACAAGACCGCCCTGGACCGCGGTCATAAAAAAACAACGGCGGTTTCCGACCTTGTCAGCGGCTTCACCTATTTAAGGAACAACACGTTCCTTCTCGGGTTGTTCACGATCATGTTTGTCGGCCAGCTCGTCCTCCATACGAGCGCCGCGTTTTTGCCCGTATACGTCAAGGATTTTTTGAACGGTTCGGTACAAATATACGGAATCATGGCCGCGACAATCTCAATCGGCGGCATCGTCGCCGGAATCCTCGGCACTTGGTGGTGGAAAAGGAGCGGCCGGTCGGTCGCGACCCGCTCCCTGCTGCTTGTTGCCGCCGGCCTCCTTTGTGTCGGTCTTTCACCGTCCCTTCCGGTTTCGTTCGTCGGCGTCTTTTTGATCGGCGCCGGCACCACCTGGATTCGCGTGTTGTTGCAAACGGTGCAGCAAATGGCGACGGATCCGCAATACCACGGCCGCATGGCATCCTATCGCATGTTGTGCAACCAGAGCGCCGTGGCGATCGGCGGTCCGATCCTCGGCTGGATCGCGTCGCACTGCGGCGTCGAAAGCTCCTATCTGGCCCTTTTGCTCCCGGTGACAGGGGCAACCTTGTTCTCGCTGTTCCAACGCAAGGCCGCAGGCATGAACATTCCGCACACCCCAACATAA
- a CDS encoding disulfide oxidoreductase, giving the protein MAWLVALVATGGSLYFSEVAGFIPCELCWYQRILMYPLAVILGIASYRDDRSVVPYVLPLTAGGAALSAFHYLLQKVPGMAALSPCREGIPCSGQYINWLGFITIPFLAFVAFVLISLLMWAARKGTD; this is encoded by the coding sequence ATGGCATGGCTGGTGGCGCTCGTCGCGACGGGCGGAAGCCTCTATTTCAGCGAAGTGGCCGGTTTCATCCCCTGTGAATTGTGCTGGTATCAGCGGATCCTGATGTATCCCCTTGCGGTGATTCTCGGGATCGCTTCGTACCGGGACGACCGTTCCGTCGTCCCTTACGTGCTCCCCCTCACCGCGGGCGGCGCCGCCTTATCCGCTTTCCACTATCTTCTGCAGAAAGTGCCCGGGATGGCGGCGCTTTCTCCCTGCAGGGAGGGGATTCCCTGTTCCGGGCAATACATCAATTGGCTGGGCTTTATCACCATTCCTTTTTTGGCCTTTGTCGCTTTTGTCCTGATTTCCCTGCTGATGTGGGCGGCCAGGAAGGGGACGGATTGA
- a CDS encoding VOC family protein, producing MAFKFTGIDHVQLAAPKGSEEEARRFFGEILGMEEIPKPDNLAKRGGVWFRCGMHELHIGIQEDFAPAKKAHPAFHVDNLEALRQHLAAKGVPIVEDEPLEGALRFYVHDPFGNRIEFLQRLNGS from the coding sequence ATGGCATTTAAGTTTACGGGCATTGATCACGTCCAGTTGGCCGCGCCGAAGGGCAGTGAAGAGGAGGCCCGCAGGTTTTTCGGAGAAATTTTGGGGATGGAGGAAATTCCGAAGCCCGACAATTTGGCAAAACGCGGGGGTGTCTGGTTCCGGTGCGGCATGCATGAACTGCATATCGGCATTCAGGAGGACTTCGCTCCCGCCAAAAAGGCGCATCCCGCCTTTCATGTCGACAATCTGGAGGCCTTGCGCCAGCATTTGGCCGCCAAGGGGGTTCCCATTGTGGAAGATGAACCCCTTGAGGGAGCCCTTCGCTTTTATGTGCATGATCCCTTCGGCAATCGCATCGAATTCTTGCAGCGGTTAAATGGTTCATGA
- a CDS encoding class I SAM-dependent methyltransferase: MTIDFFDPGNRFSYASRTASSEWKALMQSVTDLRDIDVADIGCGGGIYSRAMAEMGARVTGVDFSGEMLAAARRQKTARPIRWIQADAADTGLPDSSCDLVLLRAVIHHFSAEKTAEVFKESHRLLRPGGWIVVQDRTPEDCRLPGGPDHLRGYLFERFPRLMEEENRRRPHLHGLERSLQEAGFHMVKTRRFWETRKVFLNFRELEKDFLGRIGRSILHRLSDEELRSLVGFIKEELTRQGVTAPFPDRDRWTLWIARKD; the protein is encoded by the coding sequence ATGACCATCGATTTTTTCGATCCCGGAAACCGCTTCTCCTACGCGTCCCGCACCGCCTCCTCCGAGTGGAAGGCCCTCATGCAAAGCGTGACCGATCTGAGGGACATCGACGTCGCCGATATCGGTTGCGGCGGGGGAATCTACAGCCGGGCGATGGCGGAGATGGGCGCGCGGGTCACCGGCGTGGATTTCTCCGGAGAAATGCTGGCGGCGGCCCGCAGGCAAAAGACGGCGCGTCCGATCCGGTGGATTCAGGCCGACGCCGCCGACACCGGCCTGCCGGATTCGTCCTGCGACCTGGTATTGCTGCGGGCGGTGATTCACCACTTCTCCGCGGAAAAGACGGCCGAGGTGTTTAAGGAATCCCATCGGTTGCTTCGTCCGGGAGGCTGGATCGTCGTCCAGGACCGCACCCCGGAAGATTGCCGGCTTCCCGGTGGTCCCGATCATCTTCGCGGCTACCTCTTTGAGCGGTTTCCCCGGTTGATGGAGGAAGAAAACCGGCGCCGCCCCCATCTGCACGGCCTTGAGCGCTCCCTCCAGGAAGCGGGCTTTCACATGGTGAAAACCCGGCGATTTTGGGAAACGAGAAAAGTTTTTCTTAACTTCAGGGAATTGGAAAAAGACTTTCTGGGCCGCATCGGCCGGTCCATCCTCCACCGGTTGTCGGATGAAGAATTGCGCAGTCTGGTCGGTTTCATCAAGGAAGAGCTGACCCGCCAAGGCGTCACCGCACCCTTCCCGGACCGGGACCGGTGGACCCTCTGGATCGCCCGGAAGGATTGA
- the rimP gene encoding ribosome maturation factor RimP produces MSRKVTEIVEELAAPLLAEDGLELVDIEFKKEGKNRFLRLFVDRIEGRVSLEDISRVSERLSQELDRVDPISGAYILEVSSPGAERPLKRERDFERAVGKHVHIKTYEPVEGRKTFEGTLKDFTPERLTVEVDGKEVIIPYPLVAKARLAILF; encoded by the coding sequence GTGAGCCGCAAAGTGACGGAAATCGTGGAGGAATTGGCAGCTCCCCTCCTGGCCGAGGACGGTTTGGAACTGGTGGACATCGAGTTTAAAAAAGAGGGAAAGAATCGTTTTTTGCGCCTGTTCGTCGATCGGATCGAAGGCCGGGTGAGCCTGGAGGACATCAGCCGCGTCAGCGAGCGGTTGAGCCAGGAGCTGGACCGGGTGGACCCCATATCGGGGGCATATATTCTGGAGGTCTCTTCGCCGGGGGCGGAGCGCCCGCTGAAAAGGGAGCGGGATTTTGAACGGGCCGTCGGCAAACATGTTCACATCAAGACCTACGAACCCGTCGAGGGACGAAAAACCTTTGAAGGGACCCTGAAGGATTTCACGCCGGAGAGGTTGACGGTGGAGGTGGACGGGAAGGAGGTCATCATTCCATATCCCCTGGTGGCCAAGGCGAGGTTGGCGATTCTCTTTTAA
- a CDS encoding class I SAM-dependent methyltransferase produces MDDVKEKAKKQFEQSGRNYRDSAIHAKGRDLEWIIEEIRRHPSPFLALDIATGTGHTAFALSRCVRRVVGCDLTPEMLRIAAEEAERRGIGNVTWAEGDAERLPFPDRLFDVVTCRIAAHHFPRAERAFAEARRVLVPGGRMILVDNYVPEDVDELLNRVETLRDPSHFRAHTLAGWTRLLREAGFAAVSLRRKWETPVVLEEWFLRAKTPAHKKEEALRLLRNAPRRARDLLLLPAEPARLILRKGMWVAEK; encoded by the coding sequence ATGGACGACGTCAAGGAAAAGGCGAAAAAACAGTTTGAACAATCCGGCCGCAACTACCGGGACAGCGCGATCCACGCCAAAGGGAGGGACCTGGAATGGATCATCGAGGAAATCAGGCGGCACCCCTCCCCCTTCCTGGCTCTGGACATCGCCACGGGCACCGGACACACGGCCTTCGCCCTCAGCCGGTGCGTCCGCCGGGTCGTCGGCTGTGATTTGACGCCGGAGATGCTGCGCATCGCCGCGGAAGAAGCGGAACGGCGGGGCATTGGCAATGTCACCTGGGCGGAAGGGGACGCCGAGCGCCTTCCCTTTCCGGACCGGCTGTTTGACGTGGTCACCTGCCGCATCGCCGCCCATCACTTTCCCCGGGCGGAAAGGGCTTTTGCCGAGGCCCGCCGGGTGTTGGTTCCGGGCGGTCGGATGATCCTGGTGGACAATTATGTGCCCGAAGATGTCGACGAATTGCTCAACCGGGTTGAAACCCTCCGGGACCCCTCCCATTTCCGGGCTCACACCCTGGCCGGCTGGACGCGCCTGCTCCGGGAAGCCGGCTTTGCCGCCGTTTCCCTGCGGCGAAAATGGGAGACGCCCGTCGTCCTGGAAGAGTGGTTCCTGAGGGCCAAAACCCCCGCCCACAAGAAGGAAGAAGCCCTCCGCCTGCTCCGAAACGCCCCGCGACGGGCGCGGGATCTGCTGCTTCTCCCCGCAGAACCGGCGCGCCTGATCCTGCGCAAGGGCATGTGGGTCGCGGAAAAGTAG
- a CDS encoding PolC-type DNA polymerase III: protein MATPEVKRERLEQLFSRADLPREWLDKHFEGAYIEKIQVSLSRKTWTLFLGLKRPVPPHVWKEMESRLQSALGRGAGVSIRLRPAGSDPEQLVRLYWEWIRKKVAEDVSAAAAGWMGRAEWRWEKDGIVITFPHPMMVRMAEQKRLDRVIASIIREVSGTEIRVTLESRPLEEEQHRFREQQQAEEQKLKEQALVERESASAPKPEAAPDGELVIGYAIREEPVPIRRITEEERRVVLKGEVFKAEIRELRSGRTLLTFNLTDFTDSIQVKMFARDKEDAALLSRVKDGMWVIVRGSVQYDNFARELVLIANDLNETEPVRRVDNAEEKRVELHLHTAMSNMDGVSDPGEVVKRAAEWGHPAVAITDHGVVQAFPEAYAAAKKHGIKVIYGVEAYLVDDGVPIVMRPAPRNLAEDTYVVFDVETTGLSAVHDTIIELAAVKVRGGEIVDRFSSFANPHRKLTSTITELTGITDEMLEGAPDVEEVLRRFLDFVGDSVLVAHNARFDMGFFQMGVRRLGLDAITNPVIDTLEMARSLYSGLKNYRLNTLCKHFGIELKQHHRAIHDAEATGHLLWKMVEDCLARKITRLDQLNEVTGRRDVSRLRPFHAVLLVRNQTGLKNLYKLISLSHLEYFHRVPRIPRSELEKHREGLIVGSGCEKGELFEAALQKSPQEAEEIARFYDYIEIQPVDVNRHLIEKGIVESEERLRETNRLLVRIGEKLGKPVVATGNAHYLDEWESLYREILTANQNGFRRKDPLPPAHFRTTEEMLEEFSYLGEEKAREVVITAPRSIADQIEELAPFPDGTHTPIIEGADEELRRICYETAEKTYGSPLPDIVRERLEKELGSIIKHGFAVIYLISHKLVTKSLSDGYLVGSRGSVGSSFVATMSSITEVNPLPPHYVCPNCKHSQFITDGSVASGFDLPDKDCPECGTKMRKDGHDIPFETFLGFEGDKTPDIDLNFSGEYQPRAHKYTEELFGKDYVYRAGTISTVAEKTAYGYVKKYQEEMGLTLRNAEIERLVRGCTGVKRTTGQHPGGLMVIPQNREVFDFTPIQRPADDPKARTVTTHFDYHAISGRLLKLDILGHDDPTVIRMLQDLTGVDPKTIPVDDKKVLRLFSGTEPLGVTPEEIGCSTGTLGIPEFGTRFVRQMLEDTRPTTFGELVRISGLSHGTDVWLNNAQDLIRSGTAVLSEVIATRDDIMVYLIYKGMKPKTAFKIMEKVRKGKGLTEEEADEMRRHGVPEWYIESCRKIKYMFPKAHAVAYVLMAVRIAWFKVYYPAEYYATYFTVRADDFDLELVNKGKEAVSRKIAELNEKGADASPKEKGLLTVLESAREMMARGLTFHSIDLYRSDATRFLVDGDGLLPPFSSVSGIGASAARNIVKAREEGEFLSIEDFQKRSRVSSSVVEVLERLGCLRDLPENNQLSLF, encoded by the coding sequence ATGGCGACGCCGGAGGTCAAGAGGGAGAGACTGGAGCAGCTCTTTTCCCGGGCGGACCTGCCGCGGGAATGGCTGGACAAGCATTTTGAGGGCGCCTATATCGAAAAGATTCAAGTCAGCCTTTCCCGAAAAACCTGGACGCTGTTTCTCGGTTTGAAGCGTCCGGTTCCGCCTCATGTATGGAAGGAAATGGAATCCCGGCTCCAATCGGCCTTGGGCCGTGGGGCCGGGGTGTCGATCCGCCTGCGGCCGGCGGGCTCCGATCCGGAACAGCTCGTCCGCTTGTACTGGGAATGGATCCGGAAAAAGGTGGCGGAGGATGTGTCCGCGGCCGCCGCAGGCTGGATGGGAAGGGCGGAGTGGCGCTGGGAGAAGGACGGGATCGTCATCACGTTTCCCCATCCGATGATGGTCCGGATGGCCGAGCAAAAGCGCCTGGACCGGGTGATCGCATCGATCATCCGGGAGGTGTCCGGGACGGAGATCCGCGTCACCCTGGAAAGCCGGCCGCTGGAAGAGGAGCAACACCGGTTTCGCGAACAACAGCAGGCCGAGGAACAAAAATTGAAGGAGCAGGCTCTGGTGGAGAGGGAGTCGGCCTCCGCACCGAAACCGGAGGCTGCCCCCGACGGGGAGCTGGTCATCGGGTATGCGATCCGGGAGGAGCCGGTCCCGATTCGCCGGATTACCGAAGAAGAACGGCGCGTGGTGCTGAAGGGAGAGGTGTTCAAGGCGGAAATCCGGGAGTTGCGCAGCGGGCGAACGCTTCTCACCTTCAACTTGACGGATTTCACCGATTCCATCCAGGTGAAGATGTTTGCCCGGGACAAGGAGGACGCCGCCCTCTTGTCCCGGGTGAAGGACGGAATGTGGGTGATCGTGAGGGGGTCCGTCCAGTATGACAACTTCGCCCGCGAGCTGGTCCTCATCGCAAACGATCTCAATGAAACGGAGCCGGTGAGGCGCGTCGACAACGCCGAAGAAAAGCGGGTGGAGCTCCATCTGCACACGGCAATGAGCAATATGGACGGAGTGAGCGATCCCGGAGAGGTGGTGAAGCGGGCCGCGGAATGGGGACATCCCGCCGTGGCCATCACCGATCACGGGGTGGTTCAGGCTTTTCCCGAGGCGTATGCCGCGGCCAAGAAGCACGGCATCAAGGTGATCTACGGGGTGGAGGCCTATCTGGTGGACGACGGAGTTCCCATCGTGATGCGGCCCGCCCCCCGGAATCTGGCGGAGGATACCTATGTCGTCTTTGACGTGGAGACGACGGGGCTGTCCGCCGTTCACGACACGATCATCGAACTGGCGGCGGTCAAGGTGCGGGGCGGAGAGATCGTGGACCGCTTCAGCTCCTTTGCCAATCCGCACCGGAAGCTGACGTCGACGATCACCGAATTGACGGGCATCACCGATGAGATGCTGGAGGGTGCCCCGGACGTGGAGGAGGTGCTCCGGCGCTTTCTCGATTTCGTCGGCGACAGCGTGCTGGTCGCTCACAACGCCCGCTTCGACATGGGATTTTTCCAGATGGGCGTTCGGCGGCTGGGCCTTGATGCCATCACCAATCCGGTGATCGACACGCTGGAGATGGCCCGCTCCCTCTATTCGGGCCTGAAAAATTACCGGCTGAACACCCTGTGCAAACACTTCGGCATTGAACTGAAGCAGCATCACCGGGCCATCCACGACGCGGAGGCGACCGGTCATCTGCTGTGGAAGATGGTGGAGGACTGCCTGGCGAGAAAGATCACCCGCCTCGACCAGTTGAACGAGGTGACCGGACGGCGCGATGTGTCCCGGCTTCGGCCGTTCCACGCGGTGCTGCTGGTGCGGAATCAGACCGGCCTGAAGAATTTGTACAAGCTGATCTCCCTGTCTCATCTGGAATATTTTCATCGCGTTCCCCGCATTCCGAGAAGCGAACTGGAGAAGCACCGGGAGGGGTTGATCGTCGGTTCCGGTTGTGAAAAGGGCGAGCTCTTCGAGGCCGCCCTGCAGAAGTCGCCCCAGGAAGCGGAGGAAATCGCCCGTTTTTACGATTATATCGAGATCCAACCGGTCGATGTGAACCGCCACCTGATCGAAAAGGGCATCGTGGAAAGCGAGGAACGGCTCCGGGAGACGAACCGGCTTTTGGTCCGGATCGGCGAAAAGCTGGGCAAGCCGGTGGTGGCGACGGGCAACGCCCACTACCTGGATGAATGGGAGTCGCTGTACCGGGAGATCCTCACGGCCAACCAGAACGGTTTTCGCCGGAAGGATCCCCTCCCGCCCGCCCACTTCCGGACGACGGAGGAGATGCTGGAGGAGTTTTCCTATTTGGGAGAGGAAAAGGCGCGGGAGGTGGTGATCACCGCCCCGCGGAGCATCGCCGATCAGATCGAGGAGCTGGCCCCCTTCCCGGACGGCACGCATACGCCCATCATCGAGGGGGCGGACGAGGAGCTTCGCCGGATCTGCTATGAGACGGCGGAGAAGACCTACGGCTCGCCGCTGCCGGACATCGTGCGGGAGCGGCTGGAAAAGGAACTTGGCAGCATCATCAAGCACGGCTTTGCGGTCATTTATCTCATCTCCCACAAGCTGGTGACCAAATCCCTTTCCGACGGCTATCTGGTGGGGTCCCGCGGTTCGGTGGGTTCGTCCTTCGTGGCGACGATGAGTTCGATCACCGAGGTGAATCCCCTGCCGCCCCATTATGTCTGTCCAAATTGCAAACACAGCCAATTTATCACGGATGGGTCCGTGGCGTCCGGCTTCGATTTGCCCGACAAGGATTGTCCCGAGTGCGGCACGAAGATGCGGAAGGACGGCCACGACATTCCCTTTGAGACCTTCCTGGGATTTGAGGGGGACAAGACGCCGGATATCGACTTGAACTTCTCGGGGGAATACCAGCCGAGGGCCCACAAGTACACGGAGGAGCTGTTCGGAAAAGATTACGTGTACCGGGCGGGGACGATTTCCACCGTCGCGGAGAAGACGGCTTACGGTTACGTGAAGAAATATCAGGAAGAGATGGGGCTTACGCTCCGCAATGCCGAAATCGAGCGGCTGGTTCGCGGATGCACGGGGGTGAAGCGCACCACCGGCCAGCATCCGGGCGGCTTGATGGTGATTCCCCAAAACCGGGAAGTGTTTGACTTCACGCCGATTCAGCGCCCGGCGGACGATCCCAAAGCCCGGACGGTGACGACGCACTTCGATTATCACGCCATCAGCGGCCGCCTGTTGAAGCTGGATATCCTGGGCCACGATGATCCCACCGTCATCCGCATGTTGCAGGATCTCACCGGGGTGGATCCCAAAACGATTCCCGTGGACGACAAGAAGGTGCTCCGGTTGTTCAGCGGGACGGAACCCCTCGGAGTGACGCCGGAGGAGATCGGGTGTTCCACGGGCACGCTGGGAATCCCGGAATTCGGGACCCGATTCGTCCGCCAGATGCTGGAGGATACCCGGCCGACCACCTTCGGCGAACTGGTCCGCATCTCGGGTTTGTCCCACGGGACGGATGTTTGGCTGAACAACGCCCAGGACCTGATCCGGAGCGGCACCGCGGTCCTGTCGGAGGTGATCGCCACCCGGGACGACATCATGGTTTATCTCATATACAAGGGCATGAAGCCCAAGACGGCCTTCAAGATCATGGAAAAGGTGCGGAAAGGGAAGGGACTCACCGAAGAAGAAGCGGACGAGATGAGGCGGCACGGGGTGCCGGAGTGGTACATCGAATCCTGCCGCAAGATCAAATACATGTTCCCCAAGGCCCACGCGGTGGCCTACGTGCTGATGGCGGTGCGGATCGCCTGGTTCAAGGTGTATTACCCCGCCGAGTACTATGCCACCTATTTCACCGTCCGGGCGGACGATTTCGATCTGGAGCTGGTGAACAAGGGGAAGGAGGCGGTCAGCCGGAAAATCGCGGAGCTCAATGAAAAGGGAGCGGATGCCTCTCCCAAGGAAAAGGGGCTGCTCACGGTGCTGGAGTCGGCCAGGGAAATGATGGCCCGGGGCCTCACCTTCCATTCGATCGACCTGTATCGCTCCGACGCCACCCGCTTTTTGGTGGATGGCGACGGCTTGCTTCCGCCCTTTTCCTCCGTCTCCGGAATCGGGGCAAGTGCCGCCCGCAACATCGTCAAAGCGCGGGAGGAGGGGGAATTCCTGTCCATTGAGGATTTCCAGAAGCGGAGCCGCGTTTCCAGCTCCGTCGTGGAAGTGTTGGAGCGCCTGGGATGCCTCCGCGATCTGCCGGAGAACAATCAGTTGTCGCTGTTTTGA